A region of Acidobacteriota bacterium DNA encodes the following proteins:
- a CDS encoding MFS transporter: MESATPLPAVIVGVDTEVAERTRQRVTRRLLPYLLLLYLIAYIDRTNVGVAKLQMQGDLGLTDAIIGFGAGIFFLGYFLLEIPGTLIVERWSARKWIARIMISWGMVATLMGFVGMGPLNVVSAEHQFYSLRFILGLAEAGFFPGVIVYLSHWFRYEDRGKAKAKFLIGIPLATVIGVPLSRTILENAHWYGLPGWRWVFILEGLPSILLGCITLVYLTDRPEQAKWLPDDEKQWLVAELAREKAQKTTTGGADLRAAFRHPQIILLTVLYFFVVTGNYGLNFFLPSITKNMKGTSILVQTVLTTLPYIFCIIAILLVGPSSDRTGERRWHTAIPALLTGVGMALCVLGGDVLGIVVLGLCLAGLAPGGYPAFWSLPSAFLTGSAAAGAVGLINSVGNLGGFVGPYIVGYLKDYTGNYKAAMLFLAGCALLGGLLATQLKPPAKA, encoded by the coding sequence ATGGAAAGCGCCACCCCCTTGCCCGCCGTTATTGTTGGGGTTGACACAGAGGTTGCCGAACGCACGCGCCAACGCGTCACGCGGCGTTTGTTGCCATACCTGTTGTTGCTGTATTTGATCGCGTACATTGACCGTACCAATGTGGGTGTGGCGAAGCTGCAAATGCAGGGCGACCTGGGATTGACTGATGCGATCATCGGGTTTGGCGCGGGCATCTTCTTTCTAGGCTATTTCTTGCTCGAAATCCCCGGCACGCTGATCGTCGAACGCTGGAGCGCGCGCAAATGGATCGCGCGCATCATGATTTCGTGGGGGATGGTCGCCACGCTGATGGGCTTTGTCGGCATGGGGCCACTCAATGTCGTCAGCGCTGAGCATCAGTTTTACAGCCTGCGCTTCATCCTGGGCCTGGCCGAAGCGGGTTTCTTTCCCGGCGTGATCGTCTATCTGTCGCACTGGTTCCGCTATGAAGATCGCGGCAAGGCCAAGGCCAAATTTCTGATCGGCATTCCGCTGGCGACAGTGATTGGCGTGCCGCTGTCGCGCACGATTTTGGAAAACGCGCATTGGTACGGGCTGCCCGGTTGGCGCTGGGTTTTCATTCTTGAGGGCTTGCCTTCGATTCTGCTCGGTTGCATCACGCTCGTCTATCTGACCGACCGGCCTGAACAGGCGAAATGGCTGCCCGACGACGAAAAGCAATGGCTGGTCGCCGAACTGGCGCGCGAGAAGGCGCAGAAGACGACGACGGGCGGCGCGGATTTGCGCGCGGCCTTTCGCCACCCGCAAATCATCCTGCTGACCGTGCTGTATTTTTTTGTCGTCACGGGCAATTACGGTTTGAATTTCTTTCTGCCCTCGATCACCAAGAACATGAAAGGCACGTCTATTCTGGTGCAGACGGTGCTGACCACACTGCCCTATATCTTTTGCATCATCGCCATCCTGCTGGTCGGCCCCTCTTCGGATCGCACCGGCGAACGCCGCTGGCACACCGCCATCCCGGCTTTGCTGACTGGCGTAGGCATGGCGTTGTGCGTGCTGGGCGGCGACGTGCTGGGTATCGTCGTTCTGGGGCTTTGCCTGGCGGGCCTCGCGCCGGGCGGCTATCCGGCGTTCTGGTCGTTGCCCTCGGCGTTTCTGACCGGCTCGGCGGCGGCGGGCGCGGTCGGGCTAATCAATTCGGTCGGCAATCTAGGCGGCTTCGTCGGGCCATACATCGTTGGCTATCTCAAGGATTACACCGGCAATTACAAAGCGGCGATGTTGTTTTTGGCGGGCTGCGCGCTGCTGGGCGGTTTGCTGGCGACACAGTTGAAACCGCCTGCAAAGGCTTGA
- a CDS encoding alpha/beta hydrolase: MMKTKTWLNAALAVLLLATVAQAEMRKDIEFAKADGVSLTLDAYVPDGAGPFPSVVIVHGGGFARGDKQTYVPPLFEPLTQAGFAWFTINYRLHPQGKFPAMVADIEAAIKFVKDHAKEYNVDLRRVVLMGESAGGALVSYVGVRQQSALKLAAVVPFYGVHDWELRAKEETEGKVGASIWRDVYSVPPGDSPEAVQRMREVSAINHIKKGLPPFLLIHGTEDAQVAYEQSVEMQKRMQAAGNRCDLITVQGGPHGMGVITKFPDTKVKMIAWLKQTLKMK, encoded by the coding sequence ATGATGAAAACAAAGACTTGGTTGAACGCCGCGCTCGCCGTCCTGTTGCTCGCAACGGTGGCGCAAGCGGAAATGCGCAAGGACATCGAATTCGCCAAGGCGGACGGCGTGAGTTTAACGCTTGATGCCTACGTGCCCGATGGCGCGGGGCCGTTCCCCAGCGTTGTCATCGTGCACGGTGGCGGCTTCGCGCGCGGCGACAAACAGACGTATGTGCCGCCCCTGTTCGAGCCGTTGACGCAAGCAGGCTTTGCCTGGTTCACGATCAACTACCGGCTCCATCCGCAAGGCAAATTCCCCGCGATGGTGGCTGACATCGAAGCCGCCATCAAGTTCGTCAAAGACCACGCCAAAGAGTACAATGTGGATTTGCGCCGCGTCGTGCTGATGGGCGAATCGGCGGGCGGCGCGCTGGTTTCGTATGTTGGCGTGCGCCAGCAAAGCGCGCTCAAATTGGCGGCGGTCGTGCCGTTTTACGGCGTGCACGATTGGGAGTTGCGGGCGAAGGAAGAAACTGAAGGCAAAGTCGGCGCCAGCATTTGGCGCGATGTGTATAGCGTGCCACCGGGCGATTCACCCGAAGCCGTCCAACGTATGCGCGAGGTTTCCGCCATCAATCACATCAAAAAAGGCCTGCCGCCGTTCCTGCTGATTCACGGCACCGAAGACGCGCAGGTCGCCTATGAACAATCCGTCGAAATGCAAAAACGCATGCAAGCCGCAGGCAATCGCTGTGATTTGATCACCGTGCAAGGCGGGCCGCACGGCATGGGCGTCATCACCAAATTCCCCGATACGAAAGTCAAAATGATCGCCTGGCTCAAGCAAACTTTGAAAATGAAGTAG